In Cytophagales bacterium, the following proteins share a genomic window:
- a CDS encoding SpoIIE family protein phosphatase: AHNSVGSITEDKSGNLWFGTNGGGVSFLRMPEMKKGIKGIKEIKEIRFENLTTKDGLADDVVYDLVEDTEGNMVFGTNLGYSVLIGGASSPVFSGGLAKWEIYNNNTGYPIKDLNTNAMCITKVGLPYGTKEDIGVIWGGCGDDKVIRFDPRAVLKNPDPPTVVIQSIRIQEENICWYNLTSPPGPLKGESARGEGGEPRAGLPAVPPKAGSAQAGKSPLGDLGVKDSTTLSQQEVITYGHTLSTAERDTMRLRFGDIEFDGITRFYPLPENLVLPYQYNHVTFEYNAIETGRHFLVNYQYMLEGQDEKWSPITKKTEVTYGNLYEGEYTFLLKAQSPDGIWSEPVTYTFKVLPPWWRTWWAYGIYGCNGVLVIWLIVWANGRRLVSQKKVLEQKVQERTEELSTANEEITQQRDEIGVQRDELEKQKELVEEKNKDITDSILYAKRIQEAVLPPLEHVSKHLPEHFILFQPRDIVSGDFYWEAQKNGKWVFTAADCTGHGVPGAFMSMLGISFLNEIVNKNGILHPGKILDHLRQNVITSLHQTGKEGEAKDGMDIALCVFDIEGGKEKYNLTKVHFAGANNPLYLIRNKELIEYKADKMPIGTHIEKEIKPFTTHEIPLKKNDFLYFFSDGYADQFGGKEGKRFKSGHFRKLLVSIHKQTMKKQKAILKSTIEEWKSHPDPYSPDGRSFEQMDDILVIGIRV; this comes from the coding sequence GCGCATAATTCGGTAGGGAGCATCACCGAAGACAAATCGGGAAACCTCTGGTTCGGCACTAATGGCGGGGGGGTGAGTTTTCTGCGGATGCCGGAGATGAAGAAGGGAATAAAGGGAATAAAGGAAATAAAGGAAATAAGATTTGAAAATCTTACTACTAAAGACGGCCTGGCAGATGACGTGGTGTACGACTTAGTGGAAGATACCGAAGGCAATATGGTTTTTGGCACCAATTTGGGCTACAGTGTGCTGATAGGCGGAGCAAGCTCCCCTGTGTTTAGCGGAGGGTTAGCAAAATGGGAAATATATAATAATAACACCGGCTACCCCATAAAAGACCTCAACACCAATGCCATGTGCATAACAAAAGTGGGGCTGCCTTATGGCACTAAAGAAGATATAGGCGTAATATGGGGCGGTTGCGGAGATGATAAGGTGATACGTTTTGATCCCAGGGCGGTACTTAAAAACCCCGACCCGCCAACGGTTGTCATTCAGAGCATACGCATACAAGAGGAGAATATTTGTTGGTATAACCTGACTTCACCCCCCGGCCCCCTAAAGGGGGAGTCAGCCCGTGGTGAAGGGGGAGAGCCACGCGCAGGCCTGCCTGCCGTCCCGCCAAAGGCGGGATCAGCGCAGGCAGGCAAGTCCCCTTTAGGGGATTTAGGGGTAAAAGACAGTACCACCCTCTCCCAACAAGAAGTAATAACCTACGGACACACATTATCTACAGCCGAGCGCGACACCATGCGCCTTCGGTTCGGAGATATAGAATTTGACGGTATCACCCGCTTTTATCCATTGCCAGAAAACCTCGTGCTGCCTTATCAATACAATCATGTTACGTTTGAGTACAATGCGATAGAAACGGGCAGGCATTTCTTAGTGAATTACCAATACATGCTGGAAGGGCAGGATGAAAAATGGAGCCCCATCACCAAAAAAACAGAGGTAACCTATGGCAACCTGTATGAAGGGGAATACACCTTTTTGCTCAAAGCCCAAAGCCCGGACGGTATTTGGAGCGAGCCGGTAACTTATACTTTCAAAGTATTGCCCCCATGGTGGCGCACATGGTGGGCGTATGGGATATATGGCTGTAATGGCGTGTTAGTTATATGGTTAATTGTGTGGGCAAACGGGAGGCGGCTGGTATCTCAGAAAAAGGTGTTGGAGCAAAAAGTACAGGAAAGAACAGAGGAGCTGAGCACAGCAAATGAGGAAATAACGCAGCAAAGAGATGAAATAGGGGTGCAGAGAGATGAATTAGAAAAACAAAAAGAGCTTGTTGAAGAAAAGAATAAAGACATAACAGACAGCATCCTGTATGCAAAGCGAATACAGGAAGCCGTATTGCCTCCATTAGAGCACGTTTCAAAACATCTGCCCGAACACTTTATACTCTTTCAACCCAGGGACATCGTAAGCGGAGATTTTTACTGGGAAGCGCAGAAAAACGGCAAATGGGTTTTTACAGCAGCAGATTGTACAGGCCACGGAGTACCGGGCGCATTTATGAGCATGCTTGGCATATCGTTTTTAAACGAAATCGTCAACAAAAATGGGATACTCCACCCTGGTAAAATACTTGACCATCTCCGCCAGAATGTAATCACATCACTACACCAAACAGGAAAAGAAGGCGAAGCAAAAGACGGGATGGACATCGCGCTCTGCGTATTCGATATTGAAGGTGGTAAGGAAAAATACAACCTAACCAAAGTCCATTTTGCCGGAGCCAACAATCCGCTTTATCTGATTAGGAATAAAGAACTAATAGAATACAAAGCAGACAAAATGCCCATCGGCACACATATTGAAAAAGAGATAAAACCCTTTACCACCCATGAAATACCACTCAAAAAAAACGACTTCCTCTATTTTTTCTCAGACGGCTATGCAGACCAATTCGGAGGTAAAGAAGGAAAAAGATTTAAGTCAGGCCATTTCAGGAAGCTGCTCGTGTCAATCCATAAACAAACAATGAAAAAGCAAAAAGCCATCCTTAAATCCACCATAGAAGAATGGAAATCGCACCCCGACCCCTATAGC